Proteins encoded in a region of the Zea mays cultivar B73 chromosome 2, Zm-B73-REFERENCE-NAM-5.0, whole genome shotgun sequence genome:
- the LOC118476449 gene encoding lysine-specific histone demethylase 1 homolog 3-like, which translates to MQTGSERNEVKDMSNRLEARELSTALSKNSSDAMYPIVSKESLLQEMFFNAKTTSGRLHLAKELLKLPTDVLKSFAGSKEGLSTLYSWILDSLGKNATQLLRHCVRLLVLVSTDLVAVRLSGLCSSMPPCPFK; encoded by the exons ATGCAGACAGGCAGTGAAAGGAATGAAGTCAAGGACATGTCAAATAGACTTGAAGCACGTGAACTTTCTACTGCTCTAAGTAAGAACTCATCTGATGCAATGTATCCAATTGTTAGCAAGGAATCTTTGCTGCAAGAAATGTTCTTCAATGCAAAGACAACATCAGGGCGCCTACATTTGGCTAAGGAGTTATTGAAGCTTCCTACAGATGTTCTTAAATCATTTGCTGGGTCTAAAGAAGGACTAAGTACGCTATACTCTTGGATACTT GATTCACTTGGGAAAAATGCTACTCAACTACTGCGGCACTGTGTGCGTTTGCTTGTGCTTGTTTCCACTGATCTGGTAGCTGTACGTTTATCAGGTTTGTGCAGTTCTATGCCTCCATGTCCCTTTAAATGA